One part of the Acinetobacter sp. XS-4 genome encodes these proteins:
- a CDS encoding substrate-binding domain-containing protein translates to MRLNPRQIAIALAVTGAAVTTTANAARDTIQIAGSSTVLPFASVVAEEFGNTFPQFKTPVVGSGGSSAGLKQFCQGVGDNTIDVANASRKIKSTEIEACNKAGVKQIQEIKIGYDGIVFASNSHKAAYKLKPYHVFAALAAQLPSKGKLVPNPYTNWNQIDKSLPNEPITLVIPASNHGTREVFQEKMVDAGCESYEYFKSLDKDAQKKACSTFRKDGRVIEIAGDYTETLARLKTSPSAVGVFGLSFYDMNRDKLRVATVNNVVPSEKTVLNGTYPVSRPLFFYVKGEHLKSVKGLPQYVEYFVSKKATGKGSKAERDGLIAMSDAERAKVLADFKAGKTVK, encoded by the coding sequence ATGCGCTTAAATCCACGTCAAATCGCAATTGCGTTAGCAGTAACTGGGGCAGCTGTAACAACGACTGCAAATGCAGCTCGTGATACGATTCAAATTGCTGGTTCTTCAACTGTATTACCATTTGCCAGCGTTGTAGCTGAAGAGTTTGGTAATACATTCCCTCAATTTAAAACTCCTGTAGTTGGTTCTGGCGGTTCTTCTGCTGGTTTGAAACAATTCTGTCAAGGTGTTGGCGATAACACAATCGACGTTGCTAACGCTTCTCGTAAAATTAAAAGCACTGAAATTGAAGCTTGTAACAAAGCTGGTGTAAAACAAATTCAAGAAATCAAAATTGGTTACGACGGTATCGTATTTGCGTCTAACTCACATAAAGCAGCTTATAAATTAAAACCTTACCATGTGTTTGCTGCTTTAGCTGCACAGTTACCTTCAAAAGGTAAGTTGGTTCCAAACCCATATACAAACTGGAACCAGATTGATAAATCACTTCCAAATGAACCAATTACGCTTGTAATTCCTGCATCTAACCACGGTACTCGTGAAGTTTTCCAAGAGAAAATGGTTGATGCTGGTTGTGAATCATATGAATACTTCAAGAGCCTAGATAAAGATGCTCAGAAGAAAGCATGTTCTACTTTCCGTAAAGATGGCCGTGTAATTGAAATTGCTGGCGACTATACAGAAACTCTAGCTCGCTTAAAGACTTCTCCAAGTGCAGTAGGCGTGTTTGGTTTAAGTTTCTATGATATGAACCGTGACAAGTTACGTGTAGCAACAGTAAATAACGTTGTTCCATCTGAGAAAACTGTATTGAACGGTACATATCCTGTGTCTCGTCCATTGTTCTTCTACGTGAAAGGTGAACACTTAAAATCAGTTAAAGGCTTACCGCAATATGTAGAATATTTCGTAAGCAAAAAAGCAACAGGCAAAGGCTCTAAAGCTGAACGTGATGGCTTAATCGCAATGTCTGATGCAGAACGTGCAAAAGTATTGGCTGACTTTAAAGCAGGTAAAACTGTTAAATAA
- the pstC gene encoding phosphate ABC transporter permease subunit PstC — MNLLLIGVLLALVAIAYQLGLRKSRSLAGKGSNSAMLHSRPGYYGALVGLWCGIPAFLILIIWSLVEPSILNHIIFNNIPASVSASLDEAGRSVLIDRVQAIASGFGVSDKPAAYELAAAQQFAKFQTIGSFAKFAVVVCAALLGLVWAKKKINQQYRARNQVERAINVALILCSGVAILTTVGIVMSMFGEAMHFFRFVSPLDFFFGTEWNPGFSTSGNAEGSYGLLPLLWGTLMVSGIALLVAVPIGLMIAIYLAEYASSSLRSWAKPTIEVLAGIPTIVYGVFAMMIIGPFFKTAGAYVGLEINATSALTAGFVMGIMIIPFVSSLSDDIITQVPRAMRDGSLGLGATKSETIRQVVLPAALPGITGAFLLAVSRAVGETMIVVLAAGNSPLLHANPFEAVSTVTVTIVKQLTGDTDFASPQALVAFALGLTLFVITLCLNIVALYIVRKYREQYE; from the coding sequence ATGAATCTGCTACTTATCGGTGTGTTGTTAGCCCTTGTGGCAATCGCATATCAACTTGGGCTGAGAAAGAGCCGTAGCCTAGCAGGTAAGGGAAGCAACTCGGCGATGTTACATTCTCGTCCTGGTTATTATGGTGCACTGGTTGGTCTTTGGTGCGGTATCCCTGCTTTTTTAATTTTGATCATTTGGAGCTTGGTTGAACCAAGTATTTTAAATCATATTATCTTTAATAATATTCCTGCATCTGTAAGTGCATCACTTGATGAAGCTGGCAGAAGTGTATTGATTGATCGTGTTCAAGCAATTGCTTCTGGTTTTGGGGTGAGTGATAAACCGGCAGCCTATGAATTAGCTGCTGCTCAACAGTTTGCAAAATTTCAAACTATTGGCTCTTTTGCCAAATTTGCTGTTGTAGTTTGTGCAGCTTTATTGGGTTTAGTGTGGGCAAAGAAAAAGATTAATCAACAATATCGTGCGCGTAATCAGGTTGAACGTGCGATTAATGTTGCTTTGATTTTATGTTCTGGCGTTGCGATTTTGACAACCGTTGGTATTGTGATGTCGATGTTTGGCGAAGCAATGCACTTCTTCCGTTTTGTAAGCCCGCTTGATTTCTTCTTCGGAACAGAGTGGAACCCAGGCTTTAGTACTTCAGGTAATGCTGAAGGTAGTTATGGTTTATTGCCATTGCTTTGGGGCACACTCATGGTCAGCGGCATTGCTTTACTCGTTGCCGTACCAATTGGATTAATGATTGCCATTTATTTAGCTGAATATGCATCTTCGTCGTTACGCTCATGGGCAAAACCGACAATTGAAGTTTTAGCTGGTATTCCAACAATTGTTTATGGTGTTTTTGCCATGATGATTATTGGTCCATTTTTCAAGACAGCTGGTGCCTATGTTGGTCTTGAAATTAACGCGACCAGTGCTTTAACTGCTGGTTTCGTGATGGGGATTATGATTATTCCGTTTGTTTCTTCTTTATCAGACGACATTATTACCCAAGTCCCTCGTGCAATGCGTGACGGTTCTTTGGGGCTTGGAGCAACGAAGTCAGAAACAATTCGTCAAGTCGTTTTACCTGCTGCGTTACCAGGTATTACGGGCGCCTTTTTATTAGCTGTCTCTCGTGCTGTAGGGGAAACCATGATTGTGGTTTTGGCAGCAGGCAACAGCCCACTTTTACATGCAAATCCATTTGAAGCTGTTTCGACAGTGACCGTTACGATCGTAAAACAG